The nucleotide sequence TTTATTAAGAGAGATTAGGTTATGCATGTAAAGGTCAATGCTAGGGAGAGAActtttaaaactaaattttgtaaactaaatgacacggttgttgatgattgaattattacttaattgTTGTTTAACGTATTTTCTTATTAATAACACAATCATATAGTttacaaattgaatttaaaaagtTAGTTTGCGTATTATTCGCATGATTAATGGGAAGGTCCAACTTTGAAACTCATATGCATATTTCCAAATCCTACCTACCAGTTATAGGCAAAACATATTCTTTGAAATACACCCCTGAATTCCAAACCAGATTCCTTATTCTTATATTGCAACTATTTTCAAACTCTCGTTTTCTATTTTTgcactgctttttttttcttttcttgtttaatATGCCTTAattctattttaatttgttcaatTCAAACGCTAGTAAAAGAGGGAGAAATGAGAGTGCGGAAGTCATTTCTCTTTGTATGATAGTTAGAAGATGAATGTTAGCATCACACCCATTGGAAAATGATGAGCAAATGTAAACAATCATAGACACGGTGTTGGAGGCACCCCAGCCTCTCTAAAGCCCTAATATTTCATTTACAAAGTTTCATAAATTACAAGCTTAAGTGACTAAtgatcaaggttctaaaaatcgTTGGGCGCTAGTCGGGCAACGAGTAGggtctagcgcctaggcggctagacgGGGCCTAGAcagatttatgtaaatttattatatattttgtaaataagtgtctatttacacCTAAAAAAATCTATACTTAtatggataataaaataatgataaaatgcaaattaggtacacttagatgaacttgtagtaaatccatcatttgcaaattaggtacactatttccataagtataccaccatgaaaccaaaaacgaaaaaaacacacaattaataaaaaatacaaaaaatatatatatataaaaaaaacagcCTAGGACTGCCTAGCTTCCAGCCGATTTTTCCAAACGCCTTGCCTAAAATCGGAGCGGGGCTCCACCGCCCAACGCCTAGGCAgccgcctaggccgatttttagaacagtggtaATGATATCAACTAATTCCTGTTTCTGTACGTATATATAAGAACTAATTGACCAAAGAACTCAAAAAATGAGCATCTTATGCATCAAAATAGCACTATCCCAGGCAGCACAAATATATACGGATGAAGGATGCATGCATTAAATTCTTATCTTTTATGAAAAATGATCTTACCCTCGGCATCTTCTTGCAGGATGGATAACACTTCATTGGGAGGAATGTGCTGCCACATATGAGGCTTTCCATAACTATGCCCCATTTTTGCAAACTTATCCGCGGCTCTGTTGCCTTCTCTATTATGAGTCAGGACGCAGTGGTTCATCTCTGGTATGATCAAGTTTATTTTACTAATCTGCCTTTGTGCCTCTGCCCGTCTAACCTGCCAAACAGCGGAGGCAGTAATAAGGTTAGGATGGGCTCTAGGGAGAGTTTTAATTGTTTGGGcttaaaatgtcacatcccTTGGATCATTTCTCGGGCCCGTTCCATCATCGTAGTACGATATTGCTCATtgagaagttgctcgtgagttcccagaaataaaaccgtgagggcgtggtcggggcccaccCCGATCCTTGAATCAAGGCGtaacggccagcatgccttgattctaGAATTGAGGTGTGTCATAAAAATACTAATAATTtagactattttattatttttaattattatagcAGCCCAATAAGTAAAAGTTCTAACAAAGAGACTAAAGAAAgagttaaaaaatattaaataaattgtttACTTTAGTGAAAGTTCTGAACACGCTTCCTAGGTTTGCTAGGGAGTAGTCTAtacattttgatattttattatttttagattTCCTAGGGATTAGTTACAAGGTTTTAAAAACTAggttttagtattttattatttaaggtTTCATTGGAAGTAATCACACACGGCTCTAGGTTTTTAGGAgtaattattaaattttattattttattcattttaatgaatACTTACACATTTCTTAAGACTATAATACTTACATGTTTCTTAAGACTATAATACTTACACGTTTCCTAAGACTATTTTCGGCTTTTGAAGGCTATAACGGTAGCCCATTTTCACTTTTTAGAAAGCTTTGGTTACATTCGTGTATAATTCATAGATACTGAGCCTACAATTGTGAAAGTTTATTGATTTTTCTCGTCAATAGGTAAGTTTCTGACTACTTTATTCTTAATTCTTGATGactttatttgtttattgtttgaattttaagAGTTTGTACTTGAAAAGTTCggtttcaaatttaaattttttttttcttctgatagATGTCttagaaatataatttattatataaacttGTTTATTGTTTATCAATTTGTTAGGTCAACTGTTCAATGAAGAGGTTAAGAACTATTGAttcattttttagaaaaatatatgatggtGATAAATTAGAGAGTGATATACCTTTTGCATCTAATGATGTCACACCAGTATCAACTGAGCAGTCTCATGATCCTCACCAGACATCTAATATAATTTCTTACTTCAAATTATTGCTTTAAGGCTTATTATTGTGTAACTTCATGTaagtaacaaaaaaatttaaccatttGATTTCGTAGTAATAATTTTAGTTTAGCCTACCCAACAAAtaattcctggcttcgccatTGCTCCTCAATAATCTGAAGCAATGTCTTCGCGTCTCCTTCGAGCCACACGTCACTCCAACCATTTTCCAACACCAACTCAAGGCCTCTTCTGAGGGCGCGCAACCAGTTCCGCAATGATGATGTCGGCTTTTCCTATGGATTCAGCATAACCAAGTATGAACCCGGccttggagagatttttcagtgtaaccGTCACACAAagtggtacatcatgtgtcCCAATATAAATTGTGGATTATgtatgttaaaaggttaataacggAATTGACTCTTTGTGCAAGCTCCGGAATAGGCAAACCGGGTGCTGTACTAGTCTGTCGAACCTCAGAATCTTAGTGAAAGCCAACATTTTTAGTATATTTATTTACTTCTTGATAAAAACGATTTTAATGAAACATATTAGAGTGTTTAACAAAACCGCCATTACAATGAAGAGAAAAATTATAAGTATGGGGATGAGCTTTGCAGAACAAAGGGAAGATGAAAAGGAAGTCGAAACGTTTATTAATGCTAAAGATATGAATCTAAATTAGTGCCCTTAATCCTTCCGAACATAAGAAACTATTGCTTCATGTAACCATGCATTGGAAAAGTTAGAGACTTAGAGTGGTAGGCAAAGTATTGGGTTTACAACAAGGCAGCGTTTAGTTATAATATACTAACCTCTTAGCACGCGTATGTGTACTCAGATAACTAAAATGGCTAACAAGGTAGTTTCTTCAAAAACCACATATATATCCAGGCATTTTTTGGGTTCTGATATGGTGATATTGGCAAGTGATGAGATTTTCTAGAAAGTGCATGCTATGCTATTACATATATGCATGAGAATTTAAGATTAACCGTTTAAATGGTAACAGTAAAAAACACTTATTTTATCCGAAGGGATTAAAACTGCAAATTtaactgtttatatttaaagaCAAAGTTAACTGTATTGTATCCATAAAACTAGTGGAACTCCGAAAAGTAAGAATGTTTAAATTTGATTATTGGAGATTTCAGGAAATGAGaggacaaaaatgaaaaaactcaAGGGTTGAGGAGATATAGAGGAATTCAAATCATTTCGAGATCTTTGTGTCTGGAGCTGACAAATCAGGAAATTCGAATTACTCAATCTAAATCATGAGACCCTCATTAATCCAATCCACCAGCCCATCTCACACAAAACCAAGCTCTTGAACGGTCATGATTTTCTGGTCTTACGGCTTCGGACCTAGAAATCTGGAGAGAATCTGAATTCAATATAGAGAAAGCATGTTATGCAGTGTTTGACTTTGGTCAACTGTGATTTAGATGATCTAATCAGCTGCCTATAGTTTTTCCTCTGTACAAATTAGCTACACCGATAAAAAAAATCTTGAGTATAATCGGAGGTATATTCTCTTTCTATTCTCATTGCATGCATAGAGCGTTATGCCCTAGCTACGCAGTAGAATCTCTCCCCAGTTGGAGTAATGAAGGTTAGGGGGGAAATAAAAAGGGAAGATTTGTATTTAGGAGCAGGGTTTTCTTCACTAATTAAGTGCAAGTCATGTTCagcatttgtttttgtataaaCTTTGCTTTATGATGCTTAAACCAAGTTTTAAAGGTAATTAATTAGTCCACCGTTGACTTCGTCAACGAAAATATGTGCACAAGGTTTAGCTGCTGCAGGCTTAATAGACTCTTCAATATGTCACACCAAATATATCTATCTTCATTCAAGTATGAATAAAAGTGCTACAAATCAATGACATGAAATCTAATGGGTTTTCAAACGGTGCATCAAACTATAAACCCGAAACAAATCATTTACACGTTGCAGTTCGCAGTTCCTAATCATTCTTCAATCCATCGGAAGAGCGAAATTAGCATTCAAACGAGCAAGTTTATTTCTTCAATCCCACACTTTTGCTCCTTAGAATGCGCCCTTACCAATTAGCCACAACCAGTCAAGGCAAACCCCTGCAAATATGCCGCCCAAAAGACATAGAACAAGTATATTTCCCAAGGCATTTTGCTCAGGTCCCTGCAAACCAAACAACCCAAGAAATTAGTTTTGATTCGTTTTCATTAGAAACCGCGAAAAATTAAGTTATATTCAGAACTGGTTACGTACGTTATAGCCTTTGGGTGCCACTGTCATGACACAGACAGTTAGGTAACCATTTGTTAATCCTAAGATTGATGTCAGCAAGATCATCCACCCTTGGTCAGCGTACTTTCCGGTGAAGTAGTACGCTGGAACGAAGAGGAAACGCGATAGGATTGCAATCAGGAGGCCCTTTCTGGACTCGATCTTCAGGCATTTTATGAGAGGTATGTATCGCGATATCAAATCCAACACATTGTACATTGCAATCAGAACAAGCGGATACCTGAGAGAGTTCACAACAGGCAACCGCACCAGAGTAAATGAGATTACGAGGCCATACTTAGAGAACAAGCATttaaaatatgaaaggaatCGAAACTTACCATGACCCCAACTGATGCTTTCCAGTATTTTCGAATATGAAACCAGGGAAGATTGATAATGTCAGCACATATATCAGAAACAAGTCAAGGCAAAAATCTATATTCTGCTTGAATATTTGCATAGTGCTCAATCGAGTTGGAACAACTTTGGCATCGTTTGAGACCTGCGATAATTTTAGAAAGCTTGTTAGCATCCTCAAGAACATGCTGTAAGGCTATATGCATCATCAGATTTTAGAGAAAGGTTCTATACTTCTATGTCTTCTTGTGTTTGGATACCAGCAGCAGCAAGATCAGCGGTTACAGTTTTAGAGCCTTCAGAAGCTGCCTTTGAGCGGTAGTACTTCACTATAGGCAATCTCGGGAAGTAAATTGCATATAGAAGAATACAGAGAAACTCGATGAATGTGGAAATTGTCAAGAACAACACTGCAAAAGATCAATTACACAAAACATTGTCATCGACCGAAGAATTGAAATTGTCGATCAGAATGTATTGTTATTCTAGCTTCAGAAAGCAGCTTAATAGAGAATCTGCTGAGCCACctaatttgtaattgttttctAGGACATCTTTAAAGAACTTACGCAACTCCTCGGCTTTGACACATACAACCACAATACGAGAAGAGGCATATGAAAATATATCAATCACCCAAACTGTCTATAGGTAAAGGAAATTCACTTACTCGTCCCCTTGCGAAGACCATCATGTGACTTCTCAAACGCAGCTTTTGTTATCAGCCTCAAGCCGGAGGTTAGAGCGCCTGATGCAGCCAAGCCAGCAAAGAAGGACTGCAGAAACAGAACATTATATTACAGACAGAAGCGATCACAAACATTAAAGAACTGTGAAAGGAGACCAACCTGGATGAATTCTGGGCGCATAAACGAAAGGTCTCCGACCATTCCACCTTGAACATGAGCATCTGCAACCCCAAATGCACCAACGCATGTGCATATACCAATATAAGGTCCAATTCCCCCGCCCGCAGATGTGGCTACATCCACCTATTTACAAAGTTGAAAGTGAAGTTAATCTATCGAAAGCAACAGAAAACATGCCACACAATAGAGCAAATGCTTTACTTACAATTATAAGCATCAAGGTAGCGAGGAAGAAGAGAGCGTATCCAATTAAATTCCGCTTCCTGGTGTCAACCTTTGCTTCATGGTATGCTAGTGTTGCCATTGTTACAAGTGCAAATGGTTGATAAACAATGGTGAGAACCCGCGAAGGATGGTAAGTCTACGGAAAGAAATTTTCATCAGACTTCTAATCAGAGACTTCTCTCTTTCTATGCAAACAACTAAAAGGGAAAATAGATATGTAAAGTTCATAACTTTTTCGTAGCCGTGCAGGCTGCAACTTCAAGCCTAATTAGTTTACAAGTTAAAATTACGAACAAGTACTTAGACTCACCCAAATGCAAAAAACGAAAAAGATGGTTCATTTAATCTCAAAAAGATCATTCGTAACGCTTACCGGAAACAAGTTATAGTAGTAATCACTTATAGTGAGCATACTGTTCCAGGCAACAAGGGACCCCAGCCCCAGGAACCAACAAACTGCTATAGCTTTATACTGTCCCTGCTTGttgcaacaattcaaaacatatcAGATATCACTTTTCAAATAGAAAAGAGTTTCAAAAATACGGAAAACCTCAAGAGTAATAGAAGGTGAGCATCCAACGGTCACGTGGATAGCCTGCTCTGATATCATAATCgcaaaaccaattggcaatggGTGGGGAGGCTCAAGGTCTTTTAAACTATTAGATAGGCTTTAATACCCGGATGTGGAATTCACACTCTCAACAGAAATCTCAATGCCTAAATCAATTTGAGGAAACAAAGTTCAATGCTTTGAGCACAAACCTCAAGCTTTATGGGAGCCCTGGTTCCATTTTCCTCGGTCATGGCTGCTTCCTATGTTGCAGAAACACACAAAGTTAGACACTTCATATAATTCAATAATCTTCCTGCATACACTGTAAATTTGACTCATATGGCTTCAGCAATGGCTACCGTTCTAAATGGTCAACTTGAAACAGATTACAAGGCAGAAATCACTACGTAAATACAGTTTTTCTGGCAATTACCTGTTCAGATTCTTGAGGCTGACTTGAATATGCAACTGGCTTTTCAACAGTATATACCCTTCTGTTTccggaaaattaaaaaaaattaaaagcacAATGTCTGTGCCagaaaaatattatatatattatgatatTATTGCAGGCTTTAATCAAGGTGCATGGAAAATGATAAACTATTGagttataaaatatataaaatgattaaaatgacaaagccaacaaccttgagattcaTTTGTGCACAGTGAGGATGGGGTTGGATTGGACTGCAAAGTAATCTGAAAGCAAGATGACAGCAAGCTGTGGAAtttaaaagcaaaaataaaGTAAAGGGTTTCTCTTTTTTCCAAAAAGTTTGATTCTGGTTGTGATTGACGAAAACAGCTTAATGGGTTAGATCGTTATACGGTATCTTAAATTAATGAAACGAAATAATATATTCTAACAATGGACGGTTAAGATACAGTAGGAGAATCTTAAACTAATAAcacaaaataatagtttacattCCTGCGTAGATAAGTATCTAGTTGACTAGGTGAGGAAATGGTCCAAAAGATTGACTTCTAAAGCAAAAACCTACACTATATTCAATGGGAAAGTGAGAGACTTTTGGGTTACCTTACCTATACTTCTATTTCTGGGGAGGAGCGTGAAACGGATTCGATTTGGTGCCGTTTTGGTTGAAGATCCTGTATTTTATTTGTCCCGAAATATCCTTTTATTTGCATTCTTTTAGATTTTTGGTCGCTTGTGGCTTTTTGTTATTTAAAAGTTTAGGGAAGATTGGTATTTCACCACCGGCATCATCAAGGCATGCTCATAATTTCGAGAACTTATGCATGATATCTAATTTTCAACCGTCATATGTATAGACTTATGTAAGAATTTACAGATCACAAACTAACGAAACCTACTAATACCGAAACTCAAACCTTGATGGATGGACACACAAATTAGAAACTTCACCAACTGAGCCAACACTTGCGACTTTTATTTCGTCAAACAGCTGTACTTTATTATACAGTGCcgcattattttattaaaaaaataaca is from Malus sylvestris chromosome 5, drMalSylv7.2, whole genome shotgun sequence and encodes:
- the LOC126623507 gene encoding equilibrative nucleotide transporter 3-like encodes the protein MTEENGTRAPIKLEGQYKAIAVCWFLGLGSLVAWNSMLTISDYYYNLFPTYHPSRVLTIVYQPFALVTMATLAYHEAKVDTRKRNLIGYALFFLATLMLIIVDVATSAGGGIGPYIGICTCVGAFGVADAHVQGGMVGDLSFMRPEFIQSFFAGLAASGALTSGLRLITKAAFEKSHDGLRKGTMLFLTISTFIEFLCILLYAIYFPRLPIVKYYRSKAASEGSKTVTADLAAAGIQTQEDIEVSNDAKVVPTRLSTMQIFKQNIDFCLDLFLIYVLTLSIFPGFIFENTGKHQLGSWYPLVLIAMYNVLDLISRYIPLIKCLKIESRKGLLIAILSRFLFVPAYYFTGKYADQGWMILLTSILGLTNGYLTVCVMTVAPKGYNGPEQNALGNILVLCLLGGIFAGVCLDWLWLIGKGAF